The Nymphaea colorata isolate Beijing-Zhang1983 chromosome 5, ASM883128v2, whole genome shotgun sequence DNA segment AATCCCTTTTATGCACGTAATAATTTTCCTGATCTTTTAATCTTGCACCAGTTTGCTAGTTACAATTAGTGTACTGCTTACCGAACTCCAAGAATAAGAGCAGCTTCCCTTCTTGTCATCGTAGTTTCAAAGCCTCCACCATAAAACTTTCGGATTCGAGGTGTGGCTGGCCGGGCTTTGAATGCTTGCCAAGCTTGCACTCCATATCTGCCTGCAAGTGCAACAGTAGCAACGGCGATTCCTGCAATAAAAGGTGTAGCCTGCAGGCTATTTCAGGATGCAGcatagaaatagaaaaaaaaaagagaaataatgaTCAAACTTATGCTGCCTGAtacaaagaacatgataaatacatgataaatatgGTAGTAATAGACATCGAACTCTGGGACCTGGATTTTGGAACACCGAATCCAGTTATGATTTGGGTTACTTAATTTGAGAGGCTCAATTGATTTGAGAGGCTCAATTGATTTGAGAGAGTCATTAGCGACTAGATTGGCAAGGTAGAATAAGAATCAGCTCCGGATATTAATTCCAAGAATTAGCTCGCAAAAGCGACCAATTTGCCAATTGGATGTGAACCTTAAGGTAAGATGCAGTCCAAAAGTGCTGCCACCTTCCTTCACAAATCACAATCCTACCTTAACTGCACcaattcttttcaaaacaaacaagTGGCCAGAGACTGTTTGTGAACATGGAACCACAAATAGGGAGAGAAATGTCTCACCTACAAAATAATTGTTTATACATGAGTAACATGCATAGATGTGCTCCCCATGAAGCTGGCAAGATATTGAAGCATTTTAATGACACCTACCAATCTTAATAATATCATCCTAAGCATTTAAGTAGATAAAAGTGCATTAGAAATGATCAATCGTGTTAGCACTTAACTTGAGACTCTGATAAGCATCTTTCTAATACCAACCTCTCCTCGAAAATATCAAAAAACATCCAACGTAGTCATGAACTAGTAGTAGGTTTTTGGGTCACTCCTACATTTGGTtagcttttccattttttttctcttctttgtttaaGAAGATaagtacacacacacagatatacatatatctatataaatTTATGTCCATTGGAAGTTTTACAAATAACTTCCTCTCGCACACACAcccccacatatatatataaatcacaCGTACCAgcaaaatttcttaaaaatcatgcttttattgcaaaaaacaAGTACATTCAAATTTCGAAACTCTGATAAGGAATAAATATTGTGATAATATAGCAATCCATTATAACATTAcagcattttccttttctaaaaaaaaaaacatttcatttaTGTGCATTTTCagtatatttttcatttttgtttttaaaacaaGTTTATACCGTTTTGAGTGGTATTCCAATGctttaaaacaaattaaataaaaaatcattaattcattaatttttatattactCTTTATATAAACCCATATATTGAATTACCaagatttttgaagaaaaccaaatcTAAAGAAATTCTATGGAAAGCATTCCTAAAGAAAATTCTGAAAAGAATAATGTTAACTATGAAACATATAACCCATATACAAATATTGGTGTGTATGAACTCTTTTTGTATATACTTTCACGTATGGTTACCTCCTTTGATAATGATATCTATGCCTTCTATAACTTTGGCACTTTAAATATTATCTTTCTATATGTTTTCATTGACCTCATTCAGTCAAGAAGTCATAGACTCGCTCCAACTGGCTGATCTTTTCAGGGCCTTAATTAACTTGTATCAGACTCTCAAACTTTGGTAACGTAGGTCTTCAGATGTAAAAGTTGcgagattttgaaatatatctAATTAAAACTGACACATTTTGTTGGAATATTGTATTCACAACTTCAACTAGGAGGATAACTTAGAAGGTCTATGCCCCAAGGTGGTAGTCATCTTAGtaccttcattttttcttcccaATTAAGCTTTCCTATGATCAATCATTATATTTGAGCCTCTGTTGCTTTGATAGCATACATTCCTACAAGACTTGCTAGTAAATCTATTTCTATGCACCAGACAAAACGGCTACATTTTCAGATGAGGCCAATCTTTGTTTGTGACTGCCTTTATTAACTCTTTATGCAACATAGGTATGCATGCAGATGTGGATGGAAGCAAACAGGGAACACTGCAAGACTTTCCAAATGCATGGATATGGTTACAAGGATGTACGTGCATCATTAGGGAAGAAAATGTAGATTGCATGTACCATGTATATTACAAAgcacacatgcatatgtataaaaaaacaaaggaggAATGAGATGAAATTGCCTTTAGGGTTCATTTGTTTCACATTTTCCCTGTCAAATAGCTGGTTTTGCAAGGAAAATTAAGTCTTTCTTGCTTGTCTATAGCATACAACATGCTGAAAACATTATATGGGACCCACATACAAGGGAACCAAATTTCTTAGATATTGtaattttgaaagcaaaattattACAGCTCCTCCTGCAACTCGTTTCTGACATCAAAATGCTCGGTAAGCACTCTCCTTTTCTCCCTATCTCCTCTCTCATCTTTTATCCAGGTCTGGCTCTGGATCTAGTCAGAACAGATTGGTCTAACCAGTACCGACAAACCACCATAGTAATGCAAATTATCAAGACCATTATGCATTTATATTCATAGGTTCATTCATATCCACAAATGCATATAAGGGAATGATTTCCTTTGTAAATGTCAAgtattacaagaaaaaaatatcgATAGGAACCATTTGACAGGATTTTGAGCTTTATGAACAAGGTGAGAATACTTTTACAAATATCAAGAAAGGAATGAGAGCAACTCCTAGTGACATTCTCAATATTTGGTTATCAGCAATTAGAACAAGGTGAGTATATTTTCACAAAGACCAAGCAAGGAAACAAGGGCAACTCCTAGTAACACCCTTAGTATTTGGTTATTAACAACATGCTAATAAAGAAGTCCTTTAGAAGAATTAGCATCATCTCATGCATCTTACACATGTTAGTACATCTATAGAATAAATTAGTAACTTCAAACACCGAATTGTTTAAAAAAGGAGTAAGCACTAAGTTTGAACATTGAACATAGATCTGATCTCTATAGGAGAGCTGCATGTAGAGC contains these protein-coding regions:
- the LOC116255036 gene encoding mitochondrial import inner membrane translocase subunit TIM14-1 codes for the protein MQKPSESMATPFIAGIAVATVALAGRYGVQAWQAFKARPATPRIRKFYGGGFETTMTRREAALILGVRESATVEKVKVAHRKVMVANHPDAGGSHFLASKINEAKDIMLGKTKGSGSAF